The following are encoded together in the Deinococcus soli (ex Cha et al. 2016) genome:
- a CDS encoding GTP pyrophosphokinase: MNGQLLQAYEDGCETFEGLRDAAVTHVTRLIAGAGLNIHHVTGRVKKRASLEDKLRRKPGRYGSLADVTDLVAVRVITYFESDVSVVSRLLEEHHEIDWENSIDKSKMHDPDRFGYMGVHYVVQVTPDSPDLSGFAGLKFEVQIRSILQHAWAEIEHDLGYKNREAIPREVQRRFYRLAGLLEMADEEFMTLHRLSQQYAATLPTRVEDAPDAVFIDAPSMKHLLGVAPVRDLDQQVAGALNVLLLTDWPDPERPQRLASLLHYVGVHSVGALQKELRRHEDEVVRFASLLLPRLREAWTPAGGARPGTSVVHYALLRACANPLLDPHEIVSMLDLRGVLSGDQLVAAVREAYAQVMADGSARVG, encoded by the coding sequence ATGAATGGTCAGCTACTCCAGGCGTACGAGGACGGGTGCGAGACCTTCGAGGGCCTGCGGGACGCGGCGGTGACGCACGTCACGCGGCTGATCGCCGGGGCGGGCCTGAACATCCATCACGTGACGGGCCGCGTGAAGAAACGCGCGAGTCTGGAGGACAAGCTGCGCCGCAAGCCGGGCCGCTACGGGTCCCTGGCGGACGTGACGGATCTGGTGGCGGTGCGCGTGATCACGTACTTCGAGTCGGATGTGAGCGTGGTGTCGCGCCTGCTGGAGGAGCATCACGAGATCGACTGGGAGAACTCGATCGACAAGAGCAAGATGCACGACCCGGACCGCTTCGGGTACATGGGCGTGCATTACGTGGTGCAGGTCACGCCGGACTCGCCGGACCTGTCGGGGTTCGCGGGCCTGAAGTTCGAGGTGCAGATCCGGTCGATCCTCCAGCATGCCTGGGCGGAGATCGAGCATGACCTGGGGTACAAGAACCGCGAGGCGATCCCGCGGGAGGTGCAGCGGCGCTTCTACCGGCTGGCGGGCCTGCTGGAGATGGCGGACGAGGAGTTCATGACCCTGCACCGCCTGTCGCAGCAGTACGCGGCGACGCTGCCCACGCGGGTGGAGGACGCGCCGGACGCGGTGTTTATCGACGCGCCCAGCATGAAGCATCTGCTGGGGGTGGCGCCGGTGCGGGACCTGGATCAGCAGGTGGCGGGCGCGCTGAACGTGCTGCTCCTGACGGACTGGCCGGACCCGGAGCGGCCACAGCGGCTGGCGAGCCTGCTGCATTACGTGGGCGTGCATTCGGTGGGGGCGCTGCAGAAGGAACTGCGGCGGCATGAGGACGAGGTGGTGCGCTTCGCGTCCCTGCTGCTACCGCGCCTGCGCGAGGCGTGGACGCCAGCGGGCGGCGCGCGGCCGGGGACGAGCGTGGTGCATTACGCGCTGCTGCGCGCCTGCGCGAATCCGCTGCTGGACCCGCACGAGATTGTCAGCATGCTGGACCTGCGCGGCGTCCTGAGCGGGGATCAGCTGGTGGCGGCGGTGCGGGAGGCGTACGCGCAGGTCATGGCGGACGGGTCGGCGCGGGTGGGCTGA
- a CDS encoding SDR family oxidoreductase, with protein MSVRPVTVVTGAVGGIGAALARELAPGHDLILSGRNVGALEALCAEVGGTPLVLDLTRPESFEAALAGLGRVSNVVHNAGVVELGAVAEQDHAVWSHTLAVNVVAPAELTRLLLPRVRAERGSVVFVNSGAGLRANAGWGSYAASKFALKALADALREEEAAHGVRVTSVYPGRTATPMQEKVRSQEGAPYTPEAFVRPESVAALIAFALNAPRDALLPDLSVRPGPQ; from the coding sequence ATGAGTGTTCGTCCGGTGACGGTGGTGACGGGGGCGGTGGGTGGGATCGGGGCGGCGCTGGCGCGGGAGCTGGCGCCGGGGCATGACCTGATCCTGTCGGGCCGGAACGTGGGGGCGCTGGAGGCCCTGTGCGCGGAGGTGGGGGGGACGCCGCTGGTGCTGGACCTGACCCGCCCGGAGTCGTTCGAGGCGGCGCTGGCGGGGCTGGGGCGCGTGTCGAACGTGGTGCACAACGCAGGGGTGGTGGAGCTGGGCGCGGTGGCAGAGCAGGACCATGCGGTGTGGTCGCACACGCTGGCGGTGAACGTGGTCGCCCCGGCGGAACTGACGCGCCTGCTGTTGCCGCGCGTGCGGGCCGAGAGGGGCTCGGTGGTGTTCGTGAACAGCGGCGCGGGCCTGCGCGCGAACGCCGGCTGGGGCAGTTACGCGGCGAGCAAGTTCGCCCTGAAGGCCCTGGCGGACGCGCTGCGTGAGGAGGAGGCCGCGCACGGCGTGCGGGTCACGAGCGTGTACCCGGGCCGCACGGCGACGCCCATGCAGGAGAAGGTGCGGTCGCAGGAGGGCGCGCCGTACACCCCGGAGGCGTTCGTGCGGCCGGAGTCGGTGGCGGCGTTGATCGCGTTCGCGCTGAATGCGCCCCGGGACGCGCTGCTGCCGGACCTGAGCGTCCGCCCCGGTCCGCAGTGA
- a CDS encoding Lrp/AsnC family transcriptional regulator: MDDRDRRILAALQANGRISNQELADQVHLSPSPCLRRVRQLEDSGVIQGYTALVDEEGYGLTVTAFVRVRLQLHTTASIRAFEDAIARMDAVLDCYVMTGEADYLLRVLVPDLKAYEAFVRRELHAVPGIASIDTSFAYGRVKRATVYPQLG, encoded by the coding sequence ATGGACGACCGTGACCGCCGCATTCTCGCGGCCCTCCAGGCGAACGGACGCATCAGCAACCAGGAGCTTGCAGATCAGGTGCACCTCTCGCCGTCGCCGTGCCTGCGGCGCGTGCGGCAGCTGGAGGACTCCGGCGTCATCCAGGGGTACACCGCACTGGTCGATGAGGAGGGGTACGGCCTGACCGTCACCGCGTTCGTCCGCGTGCGGCTCCAGCTGCACACGACCGCCAGCATCCGCGCCTTCGAGGACGCGATTGCCCGGATGGACGCCGTGCTCGACTGTTACGTCATGACCGGCGAGGCCGACTACCTCCTGCGCGTCCTCGTCCCTGACCTGAAAGCGTACGAGGCGTTCGTGCGCCGGGAACTGCACGCCGTGCCCGGCATCGCCTCCATCGACACCAGCTTCGCGTACGGCCGCGTCAAGCGCGCCACGGTGTACCCGCAGCTGGGCTAG
- a CDS encoding aromatic amino acid transaminase translates to MFSDLHPLPLDPLWALQNAHRDDPRPHKLNLGIGIYRDAHGHTPVLNAVQHAERSLAEAAPSKVYRPLSGNADFTAAMTRLLLGEHTPTLDRAVTVQTVGGTGALRTLADLIASAHPDATVWTSNPGYANHHPLMRAAGLLTAEYPWQDDGTGTTDLRPMLSALDAAQPGDILLVQGCCHNPTGIDLSQESWHALAQHCQGRGLIPLVDMAYQGLGQGLTEDAQGLQIMTRHLGTVLIAASCSKNMGLYCERTGTATVLVPQPSEKAAVLSVLEGIARRTYSMPPEHGAAIAAALLNTPHPWHQELGAMRDRIRTVRTQLGHALRDAGAPHDLLTIEHHQGMFSLLPLTPEQMDTLRDHHAIYGTREGRINIAGIPDHAITPLAHALIAVYGREVVGR, encoded by the coding sequence ATGTTCAGTGACCTGCACCCCCTCCCCCTCGATCCCCTCTGGGCCCTCCAGAACGCCCACCGCGACGACCCCCGCCCCCACAAACTCAACCTCGGCATCGGCATCTACCGCGACGCACACGGTCACACCCCCGTCCTGAACGCCGTCCAGCACGCCGAACGAAGCCTCGCCGAGGCGGCCCCCAGCAAGGTCTACCGGCCCCTGAGCGGCAACGCCGACTTCACCGCCGCCATGACCCGCCTGCTCCTCGGCGAACACACCCCCACCCTGGACCGCGCCGTGACCGTGCAGACCGTCGGCGGCACCGGCGCCCTGCGCACCCTCGCCGACCTGATCGCCAGCGCCCACCCCGACGCGACCGTCTGGACCTCCAACCCCGGCTACGCCAACCACCACCCCCTCATGCGCGCCGCCGGACTCCTCACCGCCGAGTATCCCTGGCAGGACGACGGCACCGGCACGACAGACCTGCGCCCCATGCTCAGCGCGCTCGACGCCGCCCAGCCCGGCGACATCCTCCTCGTGCAGGGCTGCTGCCACAACCCCACCGGCATCGACCTCAGCCAGGAAAGCTGGCACGCCCTCGCCCAGCACTGCCAGGGGCGCGGCCTCATCCCCCTCGTGGACATGGCCTACCAGGGCCTCGGCCAGGGCCTCACCGAGGACGCCCAGGGCCTGCAGATCATGACCCGGCACCTCGGCACCGTCCTCATCGCCGCCAGCTGCTCCAAGAACATGGGTCTCTACTGCGAACGCACCGGCACCGCCACCGTCCTCGTCCCCCAGCCCAGCGAGAAAGCCGCCGTCCTCAGCGTCCTTGAGGGCATCGCCCGCCGCACCTACTCCATGCCCCCCGAACACGGCGCCGCCATCGCCGCCGCGCTCCTGAACACCCCCCACCCCTGGCACCAGGAACTGGGCGCCATGCGCGACCGCATTCGCACCGTCCGCACCCAGCTCGGACACGCCCTCCGCGACGCAGGCGCCCCCCACGACCTCCTCACCATCGAACACCACCAGGGCATGTTCAGCCTCCTCCCCCTCACACCAGAACAGATGGACACCCTCCGCGACCACCACGCCATCTACGGCACCCGCGAAGGCCGCATCAACATCGCCGGCATCCCCGACCACGCCATCACCCCACTCGCCCACGCGCTGATCGCCGTGTACGGGCGGGAGGTTGTCGGGCGGTAG
- a CDS encoding proline--tRNA ligase, with amino-acid sequence MKLSESLFRTWRETPEGAETRGIQFLLRAGYVRRVGSGLYAHLPLMTRVMGRLEGLIREELEGVSQEVSFPVLQPRALWEASGRWEAYTQAEGIMFTVMDRSGRAHALGPTHEEVALDVVGGLVRSYRDLPVSVYQFGRKFRDELRPRFGLLRTREFVMKDAYSFHADAASLEAHFEAMSGVYGRVLSRLGVAWRAVQADSGNIGGAESREFMVLSDVGEDEVLFTPDGRYAANAERAASRASVAAPSPFAGFARHHTPGTATVAGACAALGCDAAHMLKNVLYDAVFLRAGQRVLRPVLVSLRGDHSVNPVKLWNAVQVRVDGELLGLEVAQPDAWAAGPLPLGYLAPDLPDSAIAAREDVVGSFLRLCDPAGAALRDFTTGANDTDWHVTGANWGAQYALPEEVDVRQARAGEAALHDDTQVLGSARGIEVGHVFQLGTRYSAAMDATFTAADGSEQPFQMGCYGIGVSRLAQAVAEQLSDERGLVWPDSITPFHAHLIVVDIRNEGQQAAAQSLYAAIRAAGLTALLDDRDERAGAKFADADLLGVPYRVTLGRTLERGEVEVKNRRTGETLTFPLAEVAGWLSARFRERATRAG; translated from the coding sequence ATGAAATTGAGTGAGAGTCTGTTCCGCACGTGGCGTGAGACGCCGGAGGGCGCGGAGACGCGCGGCATTCAGTTCCTGCTGCGGGCGGGGTACGTGCGGCGGGTGGGGAGTGGCCTGTACGCGCACCTGCCGCTGATGACCCGCGTGATGGGGAGGCTGGAGGGCCTGATCCGCGAGGAGCTGGAGGGCGTGTCGCAGGAGGTGAGCTTCCCGGTGCTCCAGCCGCGGGCGCTGTGGGAGGCGTCGGGGCGCTGGGAGGCGTATACACAGGCGGAGGGGATCATGTTCACGGTGATGGACCGCTCGGGGCGGGCGCACGCGCTGGGCCCGACGCATGAGGAGGTCGCGCTGGACGTGGTGGGCGGGCTGGTGCGCAGTTACCGGGACCTGCCGGTCAGCGTGTACCAGTTCGGACGGAAGTTCCGGGACGAGTTGCGGCCGAGGTTCGGGTTGCTGCGCACGCGGGAGTTCGTGATGAAGGACGCGTACTCCTTCCACGCGGACGCGGCGAGCCTGGAGGCGCATTTCGAGGCGATGAGCGGCGTGTACGGGCGGGTGCTGTCGCGGCTGGGCGTGGCGTGGCGGGCGGTGCAGGCGGACAGCGGGAACATCGGCGGGGCCGAGAGCCGCGAGTTCATGGTCCTGAGCGACGTGGGTGAAGACGAGGTGCTGTTTACCCCGGACGGCCGGTACGCGGCGAACGCCGAGCGGGCGGCGTCGCGGGCGTCGGTGGCGGCCCCGAGTCCGTTCGCGGGCTTCGCGCGGCACCACACGCCGGGCACGGCGACGGTCGCCGGGGCGTGCGCGGCACTGGGCTGCGACGCGGCGCACATGCTGAAGAACGTCCTGTACGACGCCGTGTTCCTGCGGGCAGGGCAGCGGGTGCTGCGGCCGGTGCTCGTCAGTCTGCGTGGGGATCACAGCGTGAACCCGGTGAAACTGTGGAACGCCGTGCAGGTCCGCGTGGACGGGGAACTGCTGGGCTTGGAGGTCGCGCAGCCGGACGCCTGGGCGGCGGGGCCGCTGCCGCTGGGGTACCTCGCGCCGGACCTGCCGGACAGCGCAATTGCCGCGCGGGAGGACGTGGTGGGATCGTTCCTGCGGCTGTGCGACCCGGCAGGCGCGGCGCTGCGGGACTTCACGACCGGCGCGAACGACACCGACTGGCACGTGACGGGCGCGAACTGGGGCGCGCAGTACGCCCTGCCGGAAGAGGTGGACGTGCGGCAGGCCCGCGCGGGCGAGGCCGCCCTGCACGACGACACGCAGGTTCTCGGGTCGGCGCGGGGCATCGAGGTGGGGCACGTGTTCCAGCTGGGCACGCGGTACTCGGCAGCGATGGACGCGACGTTCACGGCGGCGGACGGCAGCGAGCAGCCGTTCCAGATGGGCTGCTACGGCATCGGCGTGTCGCGGCTGGCGCAGGCGGTCGCCGAGCAGCTGTCCGACGAGCGGGGGCTGGTCTGGCCAGACTCCATCACGCCGTTCCACGCGCACCTGATCGTGGTAGACATCCGGAATGAGGGCCAACAGGCAGCGGCCCAGAGCCTGTACGCTGCGATTCGGGCCGCAGGGTTGACTGCCCTGCTCGACGACCGGGACGAACGCGCCGGGGCGAAATTCGCGGACGCGGACCTGCTGGGCGTCCCGTACCGCGTGACGCTGGGCCGCACCCTCGAACGCGGCGAGGTGGAGGTGAAGAACCGCCGCACCGGCGAGACGCTTACCTTCCCGCTGGCTGAGGTGGCGGGCTGGCTCAGCGCCCGCTTCCGGGAACGGGCAACCCGGGCAGGCTGA
- a CDS encoding HAD family hydrolase — MSIDAILFDLDGTLHDRAVTLRAWLAGHVRQFGLPGGYAARFLELEDHGYRPKAEVIPQLVQEFGLLHDPRTLLDTYAGHVQHAVPMAHAHDVLRELRARGVRVGIVTNGWEDLQRTCVQTCGLTGLIDDLVISKAVGLSKPDPSIYRLALRRLGVRADQAWFVGDSPRNDIAGPQAVGLRAAWLPTTHPLRGEVPDATLRDLRGVLSLPGLPVPGSGR; from the coding sequence GTGAGTATTGATGCGATCCTGTTCGATCTGGACGGCACCCTGCACGACCGCGCCGTCACGCTGCGCGCGTGGCTGGCCGGGCACGTCCGGCAGTTCGGCCTCCCGGGCGGGTATGCCGCGCGCTTCCTGGAACTGGAGGATCACGGCTACCGCCCGAAGGCCGAGGTGATCCCGCAGCTCGTGCAGGAGTTCGGGCTCCTGCACGACCCGCGCACCCTGCTGGACACCTACGCAGGGCACGTGCAGCACGCCGTGCCGATGGCGCACGCGCACGACGTCCTGCGGGAGCTGCGCGCGCGGGGCGTGCGGGTGGGGATCGTCACGAACGGCTGGGAGGACCTCCAGCGGACCTGCGTGCAGACCTGCGGCCTGACCGGGCTCATTGACGACCTCGTGATCAGCAAGGCCGTGGGCCTCAGCAAGCCGGACCCCTCCATCTACCGGCTGGCACTACGCCGCCTGGGCGTGCGTGCCGATCAGGCGTGGTTCGTGGGCGACTCGCCCCGCAACGACATCGCCGGGCCGCAGGCGGTGGGGCTGCGCGCCGCGTGGCTGCCCACCACCCACCCCCTGCGCGGCGAGGTGCCGGACGCCACGCTCCGCGACCTGCGCGGCGTCCTCAGCCTGCCCGGGTTGCCCGTTCCCGGAAGCGGGCGCTGA
- a CDS encoding aspartate-semialdehyde dehydrogenase: MRVAIVGATGAVGHELLKVLESSTLQFDELLLFASPRSAGTQLTFRGQPLTVQVTPEGAIDADVILASAGGSISKALAPKWVEGGAVVIDNSSAFRYDADVPLVVPEVNGDAALAHRGIIANPNCTTAIAVVAVAPIHRAYGVKRMIVSTYQATSGAGAKGMEELLDQTRAELNGEQAQASVFAHPIPFNVIPHIDAFQDNGYTKEEMKVAWETRKIIGDDSLKISCTAVRIPTLRTHSEAITLELERPATPEAVRELLAGAAGVEVRDNPEGKLYPMPLTASGKYDVEVGRIRESLVFDGGIDLFVAGDQLLKGAALNAVQIAEYLQQKGALKAKQRA; encoded by the coding sequence ATGCGCGTAGCGATTGTCGGAGCGACCGGAGCGGTGGGCCACGAACTTCTCAAGGTGCTGGAAAGCAGCACCCTCCAATTCGACGAGCTGCTGCTGTTCGCCAGCCCCCGCAGCGCGGGCACGCAGCTGACCTTCAGGGGCCAGCCCCTGACCGTGCAGGTCACGCCCGAAGGGGCGATCGACGCGGACGTGATCCTCGCGTCGGCGGGCGGCAGCATCAGCAAGGCCCTGGCCCCGAAGTGGGTGGAGGGCGGCGCGGTCGTGATCGACAACAGCAGCGCCTTCCGCTACGACGCCGACGTGCCCCTGGTGGTCCCCGAGGTGAACGGGGACGCCGCGCTGGCCCACAGGGGCATCATCGCCAACCCGAACTGCACGACCGCCATCGCCGTGGTTGCCGTGGCGCCCATTCACCGCGCGTACGGCGTGAAACGCATGATCGTCAGCACCTACCAGGCGACCAGCGGCGCAGGCGCCAAGGGCATGGAGGAATTGCTGGACCAGACCCGCGCGGAACTGAACGGGGAGCAGGCGCAGGCCAGCGTGTTCGCGCACCCCATCCCGTTCAACGTCATCCCGCACATTGACGCGTTCCAGGACAACGGGTACACCAAGGAAGAGATGAAGGTCGCGTGGGAGACCCGCAAGATCATCGGGGACGACAGCCTGAAGATCAGCTGCACGGCCGTGCGCATCCCCACCCTCCGCACCCACAGCGAGGCGATCACGCTGGAACTCGAACGCCCCGCCACCCCTGAAGCGGTCCGCGAACTCCTGGCCGGGGCGGCCGGGGTCGAGGTGCGCGACAACCCGGAGGGCAAGCTGTACCCGATGCCCCTGACCGCCAGCGGCAAGTACGACGTCGAGGTGGGCCGCATCCGCGAGTCCCTGGTGTTCGACGGCGGCATCGACCTGTTCGTCGCGGGCGACCAGCTGCTGAAAGGCGCGGCACTGAACGCCGTGCAGATCGCCGAGTACCTCCAGCAGAAGGGCGCGCTGAAGGCGAAACAGCGGGCGTGA
- a CDS encoding NAD(P)/FAD-dependent oxidoreductase, which translates to MPGLWDVLVVGAGPAGLSAALTLGRSRRRVLLLDGGPPRNASVSAGHGLLTRDGISPEELKAAALADLEPYDVTVRADSAREVRRVGECFGVRVGDAWQRTRVLVFATGVRDILPPVPGLRERWGQGVFHCPYCDGWEHEGRALAVYGSGQSAHHLALTVRAWSPRVTLLCDGDPCLTPEQARDLERVGVAVRTQPVRRVSGGPPEDTPVCVSFVGAPPLSVDAVFLAPEQQGGSHLPAALGCALDEKGRVIVDGNQETSLPGVFAIGDMTGAPQYVVQAAAAGMHAAQVINTRLIHAAVHSMGAAFHKSPQDEGVRNPDSRDE; encoded by the coding sequence GTGCCGGGCCTGTGGGACGTGCTGGTCGTGGGGGCGGGCCCGGCGGGCCTGAGTGCGGCGCTGACGCTCGGCCGCTCGCGGCGGCGGGTGCTGCTGCTGGACGGTGGGCCGCCCCGCAACGCGAGCGTGTCGGCGGGGCACGGCCTCCTGACCCGCGACGGGATCAGCCCCGAGGAGCTGAAGGCGGCCGCCCTGGCGGATCTGGAACCGTATGACGTGACGGTCCGGGCGGACAGTGCGCGCGAGGTCCGCCGGGTGGGCGAGTGTTTCGGCGTGCGCGTCGGGGACGCGTGGCAGCGCACGCGGGTGCTGGTATTCGCGACGGGCGTGCGGGACATCCTGCCGCCGGTGCCGGGCCTGCGGGAACGCTGGGGGCAGGGCGTGTTCCACTGCCCGTACTGTGACGGCTGGGAGCACGAGGGCCGCGCCCTGGCCGTGTACGGGTCGGGGCAGTCGGCGCATCACCTCGCCCTGACGGTCCGGGCCTGGTCGCCCCGCGTGACCCTGCTGTGCGACGGGGACCCATGCCTGACGCCCGAGCAGGCCCGTGACCTGGAGCGGGTGGGTGTGGCGGTCCGCACGCAGCCGGTTCGCCGCGTGAGTGGCGGCCCGCCCGAGGACACCCCGGTGTGCGTGTCGTTCGTGGGCGCGCCGCCCCTGAGCGTGGACGCGGTGTTCCTGGCGCCAGAGCAGCAGGGCGGCAGCCACCTGCCCGCCGCACTGGGCTGCGCGCTGGACGAGAAGGGCCGCGTGATCGTGGACGGCAATCAGGAGACCAGCCTTCCGGGCGTGTTCGCCATCGGGGACATGACGGGCGCGCCGCAGTACGTGGTGCAGGCAGCGGCGGCGGGCATGCACGCGGCGCAGGTGATCAACACCCGCCTGATCCACGCGGCAGTGCACTCCATGGGCGCGGCGTTCCACAAGAGCCCCCAGGACGAGGGGGTCCGCAACCCCGACAGTCGTGATGAGTAA
- a CDS encoding DMT family transporter — protein sequence MSQLSSTFPPGTARARSSGTLLGWAALAVTVLIWAAFALTIRAIGHSPLTPGDVALIRFLIPAALLLPLLPSRLPALRRVPPHAALMITAGAGLPFFLIAAAGGASTSAAHVSALVAGTTPLSVVLVGAALFRDRVTAAQWPGLGLILLGIVLLVAGLGTVGTSPLTGIALLLSASLLWGGYTLGMRRAGLDPLGVAMLVTYPSLLLLAPLLLSGTLPSHLTQVPWHGLLPFIAVQGIGVGVVASLTYPYALRHLGTLRCATVGALAPVLATLLALPLLGERPSLASAIGVAIVTTGVLVFNLMPTRTKGAAHVQ from the coding sequence ATGAGTCAACTCAGCTCCACGTTCCCGCCGGGGACCGCCCGGGCCCGGTCCAGCGGCACGCTGCTCGGCTGGGCGGCGCTGGCTGTCACGGTGCTCATCTGGGCGGCGTTCGCACTGACCATCCGCGCCATCGGGCACTCGCCGCTGACGCCGGGGGACGTGGCCCTGATCCGCTTCCTGATCCCCGCCGCGCTGCTGCTGCCGCTGCTGCCCTCGCGCCTGCCCGCGCTGCGGCGCGTCCCCCCGCACGCGGCGCTGATGATCACTGCCGGAGCGGGCCTGCCGTTCTTCCTGATCGCCGCCGCCGGGGGCGCCAGCACCTCCGCCGCGCACGTCAGCGCCCTCGTGGCGGGCACCACCCCGCTGTCCGTCGTGCTGGTCGGCGCCGCGCTGTTCCGCGACCGCGTGACCGCCGCGCAGTGGCCGGGCCTGGGCCTGATCCTCCTCGGTATCGTGCTGCTGGTCGCCGGGCTGGGCACGGTCGGCACCTCCCCCCTCACCGGAATCGCGCTGCTGCTGAGCGCCAGCCTGCTGTGGGGCGGCTACACCCTCGGCATGCGCCGCGCCGGACTCGATCCCCTGGGGGTTGCCATGCTCGTCACGTACCCCTCGCTGCTGCTGCTGGCACCGCTGCTGCTGAGCGGCACGCTGCCCAGCCACCTCACGCAGGTGCCCTGGCATGGCCTGCTGCCCTTCATCGCCGTGCAGGGCATCGGAGTGGGCGTCGTCGCCTCGCTCACCTACCCGTACGCGCTGCGGCACCTGGGCACGCTGCGCTGCGCCACCGTCGGCGCCCTCGCCCCCGTCCTCGCCACCCTGCTCGCCCTGCCGCTGCTCGGCGAGCGGCCCAGCCTCGCGTCCGCCATCGGCGTCGCCATCGTCACCACCGGCGTCCTCGTCTTCAACCTCATGCCCACCCGCACCAAAGGAGCTGCCCATGTTCAGTGA
- a CDS encoding N-acetylmuramoyl-L-alanine amidase family protein has translation MRPALPALLLGTALLTLGAAPAATPNPATGSAPGILVAYPPEGHRVAFDHVILEGMVPPGATLTVSGTPVPTGPDGLYISWFPLKPGVNDLRLIARTPARPGQSARSTTRILRVTRTVPRTLPATPTTITRASITPAQPTELWDPAGDTPQDRQIPVRFQGSPGGRASARIASLPPQPLREGPAGTYSGTLDVPPTARLSSAALTVTLTGRDGRTTSAPAPGRVTSAPGTARTVTTPPGTIPGPGLNASSTRLTTTQGAPLLYPRDGTTYRAVGRVGPDLRVRLAPGLSALITASQTTPTGFTPPPAPGGGPLTLRSTPDQLQLHLPLGPARPPFTLTQTGERTLRLTLYATPTQPLTAPEENDPRLDRLTITTPAPGVTQLDLTLQAPIWGFHAEHDDTGLLLTTRQPPTPDPTRPLQGRVITLDPGHGGTQNGGAGSLGTPEKNLVLPITLITAQLLEAQGATVVLTRDTDTTLGLYERGLIAEAASSDLLISIHANALPDGRDPRGTRGPEIYYTHQQARGAAQAILTALRTNLPDLGPGAGLKPDADLALTRPTTQPSLLVETGYLTDPGNLRLLNSPDGQRRVAQAIADGISAYYAGLAGR, from the coding sequence ATGCGCCCCGCCCTGCCCGCCCTGCTCCTGGGCACCGCCCTGCTGACCCTCGGCGCGGCCCCCGCCGCCACCCCCAACCCCGCCACCGGCAGCGCGCCCGGCATCCTCGTCGCGTACCCGCCCGAAGGCCACCGGGTCGCGTTCGACCACGTCATCCTCGAAGGCATGGTGCCGCCCGGCGCGACCCTGACGGTCAGCGGCACGCCCGTCCCCACCGGACCCGACGGCCTGTACATCAGCTGGTTCCCGCTCAAGCCCGGCGTGAACGACCTGCGCCTGATCGCCCGCACCCCCGCCCGCCCCGGCCAGAGCGCCCGCAGCACCACGCGCATCCTGCGCGTCACCCGCACCGTCCCCCGCACGCTGCCCGCCACGCCCACCACCATCACCCGCGCCAGCATCACGCCCGCGCAGCCCACCGAACTGTGGGACCCCGCCGGGGACACCCCCCAGGACCGGCAGATTCCCGTGCGCTTCCAGGGCAGCCCCGGCGGCCGCGCCAGCGCCCGCATCGCCAGCCTGCCCCCACAACCCCTGCGCGAAGGCCCAGCCGGAACGTACAGCGGCACCCTCGACGTGCCCCCCACCGCCCGCCTGAGCAGCGCCGCCCTCACCGTCACCCTCACCGGCCGCGACGGCCGCACCACCAGCGCCCCCGCCCCCGGCCGCGTCACCAGCGCCCCCGGCACCGCCCGCACCGTCACCACCCCACCCGGCACCATCCCCGGCCCCGGCCTGAACGCCAGCAGCACCCGCCTCACCACCACCCAGGGCGCACCCCTGCTGTACCCCAGAGATGGCACTACATACCGCGCCGTCGGCCGCGTCGGCCCCGACCTGCGCGTCCGCCTCGCCCCCGGCCTCAGCGCCCTGATCACCGCCAGTCAGACCACCCCCACCGGCTTCACCCCGCCCCCCGCCCCAGGCGGCGGCCCCCTCACCCTCAGAAGCACCCCCGACCAGCTCCAGCTGCACCTCCCACTCGGCCCCGCCCGGCCCCCCTTCACCCTCACCCAGACCGGCGAGCGCACCCTGCGCCTCACCCTCTACGCCACCCCCACCCAGCCCCTCACCGCGCCCGAGGAAAACGATCCCCGTCTCGACCGGCTCACCATCACCACGCCCGCGCCCGGCGTCACCCAGCTCGACCTCACCCTCCAGGCCCCCATCTGGGGCTTCCACGCCGAACACGACGACACCGGCCTCCTCCTCACCACCCGGCAGCCCCCCACCCCGGACCCCACCCGACCCCTCCAGGGCCGCGTCATCACCCTCGACCCCGGCCACGGCGGCACCCAGAACGGCGGCGCCGGCAGCCTCGGCACCCCCGAAAAGAACCTCGTCCTCCCCATCACACTCATAACCGCCCAGCTTCTCGAAGCACAGGGGGCCACGGTTGTTCTGACCCGCGACACCGACACCACCCTCGGCCTCTACGAACGAGGACTGATCGCCGAAGCAGCCAGCAGCGACCTCCTCATCAGCATCCACGCCAACGCCCTCCCCGACGGCCGCGACCCCCGCGGCACCCGCGGCCCCGAGATCTACTACACCCACCAGCAAGCCAGAGGCGCCGCGCAGGCCATCCTCACCGCCCTCCGCACCAACCTCCCCGACCTCGGCCCCGGCGCCGGACTCAAACCCGACGCGGACCTCGCCCTCACCCGCCCCACCACCCAACCCAGCCTCCTCGTGGAAACCGGGTACCTCACCGACCCCGGCAACCTCCGCCTCCTGAACAGCCCCGACGGACAGCGGCGCGTCGCGCAGGCCATCGCGGACGGCATCAGCGCGTACTACGCGGGGCTGGCGGGGCGGTAG